tattaaaatttaagctatccttcatttttttaattattcTATTTTCTATTCTTCTCATTCCAacacataataaaaatctTCCACCATTCCTCCAATCAATTGGGTATCTTGGGATTAAGCTCGTAGGAatctataaaaataaataatataaaaattttataaataaataaatatatatatatatatatatatattatatatataagatgTATATACCTTTGTTGTTGGATAAACTGGGTCATACAAGGACTTTCCATGTTGGTGATTGCCTAACACACAAAAATgaagtaaatatataaatatataaatataaatatatatatatatatatatatatatatatatatttatttatatatgattatatattttttatttttaccCCTATATCCAATGGGCCTTCTACCCGTTGGTGCTTTGGGCAATTTCGCTTTTAAAATGTTTAATTTCCTGgacataatatattaagaaaaaaaaaaaaaaaaaaaaagaaagagaaaaaaaattatatcatCCTTTTTTCGTTGCAAAAGcttatacatatatataatatgtataatatatatatatatatattttttttttttttcttctttttaatGATTCCCCCTTAtgtatttaatattatatgttcatattaAAAACACCACAAATCGAGAATATACActatgtatatatgtatatatatttataatatacttTTCACATTTGGGTATTTTAACTTTTGGTTATTTAAGacataatttattttattcatgcaaaaaaaaataaaataaaataaaaataaacttatattttcatatatattaaataaccctttaatatatatattatttataaatatatttatttttttttttttttttaaattaaaaaaatgtatataaaattttaatatatattatatagtaatgatatataaaaaatattatatatattatatatattattatataatataatataagaatGGCATGTACTCtattattgatattatataataatacattatatgtaaatatagtatatactacatacaatattttcttctaatataaatattatatatattatattatatatatatatatatatatatatatattttttttttttttttttttcaaatacatatattatattcatcatatatttaattaaaaatatattcctttaatttttgatatattaagattataataaaaaaaaatatatatatattttaatatatatgtaataatatgatatttacaaattacagtaatatatgtttatatatatatatatatatatatatatatttttaaaataatgaattatttCAAATGTAACTCTCTTTTTCTACAtggaataaaaaatatatatttatataatttcctttttggtaatataaaaaaaggCTTTAAAAAGTTCTCaacattataatatatatatgtgaaataaaataagatgatatattttaaatactcacatatatatatgtaacctttttttttttttttttttgtaaaatttttgtgattatatttgtatgtgtttcatattttttgaaGGTTGTATTAAAATgcttatatataatattatttatatattatatatatatatatatatatatatatatatacaagATGAAGCtatgaaaattataaaaaggaCATTTAATATTGAATATTTGCATATGTGAATTTTCaatttttcctttttttatgacctgaaaaatatataatatatgttaatataaatatttatatatatttatatatatatatattttatatttatatgtgtatttatttatgtgCAACCATTATTTATTGATTGTATTCGTTTTGATTGAtccatttatattttctcTTACCCCTACAATTTTGATCGTACACCCTTTcgatatattttattttttatttatatatatatatatatcgatagtaatataaaattgataagtagaataaaagaaaatgaacttttataaattaaaaaaaaaaggagaggaagattataataaatatataagtaataaagaaaaaaagaaaaaggttgataaaaattttttatatgaagatgaatatatacatattaagAAATCACGAGATCGAAAAAGTGAAGTATCAATAAATGATGGTGAGtatgaattaaaaaaaaaaagaaattcatatttatatgaaaataaatataatgataataataaatataatgataataatatgatgggaataaataatatgaataataaaatatataaagataaaatgaataaacatatatctaatcataaaaaaaatcataatagaaatattcataaaaataataatgaagaatCTAATTCAGAAGGATTTCTTTGGAGCTAcatgaaaaatatttattccTCTGTTAGCACAGCtgttaaaaataatatttttacaaatgataaaaaaaataatataaatgatatatctTCTTTTAAAACAAAATCTATATCTAATAATTCAAGATTAattgataaaaattttaaaaaaaataaaaataatagagatttacatattaatgaatataaatatgattatgtaaaagaaaaatttaaaGATAATATTTCATCATTTCATAAAAGacatgaaaaaaattataaaaaaatatatgaacataattataatgatgaggaagaagatgatgaagaagaagaagaatATGACGAGAAGGggaagaaaaaagaaatacaaaaaaaaaaaaaaaaaaaaaaagatcataatacatattatgatttatcagaaaatgatttaaattttttattcaaatCTGATAATGaagattataataataatataaaatatgaaaataatttaattaatatgaATACTGTAAAGAAAGATGAAAAAGTAATGaatacattatataatgatatacTTCATGTTACTGATgagaatatatatatggattataacaaaaaaaaaaaaaaaagtcaacttataaataaaaatatttatcatgataatattattgaaCATGATAAGTCTAAACAAAAGAATGAGCATGATGAAGAcacctttttttttaatcatAGGAAAAGTCATTTGAATGTTCAGAAAGGTGTAAGGCAAAAAGGATATGAcgataataaaaatatatatgacaataataataaaaaaaattatagtaataataataataataataataataataataataattgtagtaataataataataatgaggcaaattccttttttaataaaaaggatGGATACACATCAACcaatttatataatataaatataaatgataaaaatgatttCTTCCTACACTCTTCAGATGAAGAACAGGAAAAGAAATATACAAAGAAtttagaaataaaaaaagaaaaaactAACAACAACCatgttatattatcaaataaGAATTCTGATGAAAGAAAAAGTATGGATAATATGAAACATTCAAAGAGTAGTGttagaaatataaatattgtcAACAATGATCATAATAGAGAAGACGAAATGATATTCAAAACACATACACAGAATCATAATTCTAcagaaaaattatattatgaaaatatttttgaagaaattaataaagACACAAATGTTTTACAACATGTTAAAGAAAATACATCATCTAATgtaaaaacaaaaaatattgttaaagacaaaaatgaaaaaattcataatatagataatcatataaaaaataaaaatagtgatatacaaaatgaaaaagaattaCATGTAGAATATGATATGTCTTCTAATTTATgtgataaaaataattttttaaatacGACCACACCTATAACAGACAACGGTTCTAATGatgtttataatattaatagtaataatCATTCAAAAATTTTAAACACAGAAGATGTTTTTAATGATGACACTATTAAAGATAAtgatgaattaaaaaaattaagatatgaatataaaaacttaattaatataattgaTTCATTTATTGATGAAACTTTAAATTATGATGTACATAAAAATTCTCCTGcttataaagaaaatgtaaataaaaaaaatgacaaaatttatattacaaataaggatgattttttaaatgataaaaataattataagGATGATGATGTATACAATAGTTTAGATGATGATGTATATAATAGTTTAGATGATGATTATGAAAATAGTATGAAATTAATTGAGGATACATCATCagaagataaaaataaatatgttatCTTAAAATATGACGAAGACTCATTAATTGAAGCATTAGAGAAATTACGaattgataaaaaaaaaaataataaactaataaaattaaaagataaatatcAAGAAGATATAGAAAAAGATGAATTTGATGatgacaaaaaaaaaaaaaaaattgataaaaatattttttttaaatgtagtaaaaaagaatattatgaaaaagctataattatattaaatgaaaaaattgaaaatcGAGTTTTAATTGAAAAATTTAATGTACCCTTATTATATTCACAAATTAAATGTCTTATAGATACAAGATGGttaaatgatgaaataattaatttCTATCTAAGTATGTTACAAGAATATAATgaacaatatataaaaaataattctcTTACATTTATACCCAAAATTTTTACATTTAgtactttttttttccaatctttaaattttaatggatcatataattatagtAAAGTCTCTAGATGgacaaaaagaaaacaagTTGATATATTCTCTTTCGATTTAATTCTTATACCTTTACATGTAGGAGGAAATCATTGGACTCTTGGTTCTATTCATATGAaagacaaaaaaatatgtttgTATGATTCTTTGAATGgatcaaataaaaaattctttGAATATATGAAAAGATATATAGTTGACGAAATGAAGGATAAAAAGCAAAAAGATTTGGACATATCCTTATGGGCATATAGCAAAGAGGGGGTTTCTGAGgtatattaatatatatatatatatataaagagcgaataaataaaataaggaacaaatattttgttgaattatatatataaatattataataatatatatatatatatatatatatatatatatatatatatattttcttttttatagaAAGGAATTCCTCATCAGGAGAATGGATACGATTGTGGTGTGTTTACGTGTATGTTTGCAAAGTGTTTAAGTTTTAATCGAGAATTTGATTTTAATCAAAGAGATATAAAGGACATTCGATTAAAAATggtataaaatatatatatatatatatatgtgctATATTACATAACATTCAactttaatatatataatatatatgtatatgtttttCTTGTTATAGGCTTATGAAATATCTCAAGGTTGTTTAgtattttaattatatacaacTCCTTTTTTTAAACCATTTTATTCATGTTCCCCAcatgtttattattttgatgtatgaatttttttttttttttatgtgttaaatattatatattttttttacatttatataatattatatatttttcatttcatttcatttgtttttttttttttttttttttttttaaaaaaaaaactttttGAATATcataaagaatattttaaaatatgtgtataacttaatttttgtaattatttatgtcctaacaaataaatatattaaattatttaaatttaatattatacaaattGATGGGTACAAACAAACATATATCAAGTGTGAACACGAAACATAAAAATGggataaaatatatatatatatatatatatatatatatatatatataacaaaaatgtaaataatacatacataaatatatatgtatatgttatgccttaatatttttcattatatgtttttaatatatttatatacgcatttcataattttaataaaaagataatttgttattattctttaaaCAAGATAAATGGGCAACCTCACAACCATAATCGTAAAGAATATCTCCTTTATTCTTGTTCATAATGTCATGTTcaaatatacattttttcAGTTTACCACTGATCTTATTTAAGTCctgaaaaataaaaattaaaaaataaaaaaaaaaaaaaaaaaaaaaaactttCCTGAACAAGTCAGGTGACAAAACAAAACACATgcaaatataatattaatttgttaattgtttaattatgtatatatatatttatttttcatatatttatttattttttcatatatttatttatttatttatttatttattcatatatttatttatttttttgtttgtcTAACCTTTATTTGATCAAAGGTATCCTTGGGAATGTGCACAAAATCCATTAGCTGCAAAAGAATGTTCTCTGTAGTTAATGGCTCTTCAATTTTTAAAACGGCACTATCATTGTCATAATGATAAGgcaaaataaaataaaggagaggaaataaattatgattaaaatcttttaaaacattagattgtatattatattttgatacATCAATTCCCACAATATTGACAGGTATAGAattatatttgaaaatttTAGATAAATCTACCATTAatgattttatatacatatttaggaatatattatgattataaaagaatacTACTGtttttacattattatcaataatTTGTAATATGTTTTCTGGttttatatctttaaaagaatgtatattttgttttaattgtaatattttacataattctttttgtttttgatttttttttttaatatatggtatatataaacatattaatatatgtggaaaaaataacatgaaagaaaaacatatatatggtAATATACTTGATATAAATTGATAAGTATATTCTTCTTTACTTAATCTTCTTCTATCtattaaaaaagatgatggatctttattatgttgatatctttgtatattataataatataatgaataaatattttctttttccaaatatttttttttttcatctttttttattttattttctttctctaatatttcctttatatttataaagatctcttttttattttgatctctatttaattttatatccCATAAAGAATcttcataataatatatatcaaaatcCTTACGTAAATTATTCTTCTCCAACATTTGGATCAATTCTATAAGTTTCTCATAATTCTCAGgattaaatataattctctcatataataaattcatATTCTCTTTAACAACAAGAAAATTACCTATCTTCTTTAAATCAACACCATTATTTTCTAGtacatttaaaatataatcatcTGTTCTTCTTTTGACATTAGTTGTATATGCTCTTTTTTCTAATCTATTAATGATCAAATATGAGGACTGCAAATAGTGATTTTCGcttttacatatatttttaagaataATGTTAAGAATATGTATGCCTTTATTAAGGAAAAGCATTTTAAATCTTGTATTCCCCACATAAATAGCTGTCTCAAcaatgtatataaataaataaatatatatatatatatagaaatatatttaacaCAATTGagaataattatatatttaaaaatgaaaatgtgttaatataaataggtattttatttcaaatgaaatatgaagaatataaaagggtagaaaaaaaaaaaaaaaagcacAAATAAATAGAATAAGCGAAAAAACAACAAgatacaaaaatataaatatatatatatatatatatacaaattaAACACCGGgaatataatgatatactttatttaaaaaaataatagaaaatatataaacacaTTTCTTATCTTTCACTacaatatgaataaataaaaaaaaaaaaaaaaaattatatatatgtaatatatatatatattttttttttcttagaagtatgttaatatatatatatgaaaaaggCAAATAAGGTTTtgaaaacaaaaaattgttataatatatatatatatatgtacatattttatattacatttaaattttttatttttttaattttaattttgtgtagataatttaaaatacagtcatttttttgtatattttattattttttgaataaatgaaaaaatgacattatatatattatatatatatatatatattttttttttatatatacattttttttattatttgaaaaatttTGTTTCCCTTTCCCTTcttttttgtatatatgcatatttttaaatttatatgaggaaaaaaagaacatatatattatatattacatatatatatgtaatatatgtaaatatataatatttatacatatataatatattatatataattccTTATATGTTGAATTTATATACACTacttttaaaatttttaatattatttttcattccttttattttattttattattattttattattatttttttgttttaaatttatttattcatattcagctttgtttttgttatatttattatgttgATATAAACACTGcaatattaaatatatttataatatatatatatatatttttacatataataattcatattgatagaaaaaaattagattcaattatttttccttgattatctttatctatttatgtttttgtatttaattttttttttttttttttatatatcattagaagaaaatatttttacgAATGagaattatatgaaaaaatgaGTTCATTAATAAATTCGCTGCTATTTAAAggttttataaaaaagaaagaaaataaaaatgaagaaaataacagagatatacaaaataatgaaaGTAATAGTAATGTgaatgaaataaatatgaacaatCTGTCAAGAAAGGAAAGCAAGGAAAGGATAAACAACaataaaaagaagaataatattaaggataataataaaagaagtgatcataataaaaaaagtgaCCACAATAACAAAAGTGACcacaataaaaaaagtgaccacaataaaaaaagtgaccacaataaaaaaagtgaCCACAATAACAAAAGTGACcacaataaaaaaagtgaccataataaaaaaagtaacCATATTAATTGTAATGATAACcttgataaaaatattatttatcataaaaatgaagGACGTGATGAGAATGTGCCTTCAGGGGTTAATCAAGAAAATTTACTACTACAAATTCTTTATAGAAATAAAGAggatatattaaatgaacgtgattatatgaataataattattttgaGAGTTGTAAGAAAGATAAAAGTATggatttattaaaaaattcaaaagAAGATATGGAAAGAGAAAGAATAAAAACTTATTAtgaattttataattctacaaaatatgaacatattca
This region of Plasmodium gaboni strain SY75 chromosome 12, whole genome shotgun sequence genomic DNA includes:
- a CDS encoding sentrin-specific protease 1; translated protein: MNFYKLKKKGEEDYNKYISNKEKKKKVDKNFLYEDEYIHIKKSRDRKSEVSINDGEYELKKKRNSYLYENKYNDNNKYNDNNMMGINNMNNKIYKDKMNKHISNHKKNHNRNIHKNNNEESNSEGFLWSYMKNIYSSVSTAVKNNIFTNDKKNNINDISSFKTKSISNNSRLIDKNFKKNKNNRDLHINEYKYDYVKEKFKDNISSFHKRHEKNYKKIYEHNYNDEEEDDEEEEEYDEKGKKKEIQKKKKKKKDHNTYYDLSENDLNFLFKSDNEDYNNNIKYENNLINMNTVKKDEKVMNTLYNDILHVTDENIYMDYNKKKKKSQLINKNIYHDNIIEHDKSKQKNEHDEDTFFFNHRKSHLNVQKGVRQKGYDDNKNIYDNNNKKNYSNNNNNNNNNNNNCSNNNNNEANSFFNKKDGYTSTNLYNININDKNDFFLHSSDEEQEKKYTKNLEIKKEKTNNNHVILSNKNSDERKSMDNMKHSKSSVRNINIVNNDHNREDEMIFKTHTQNHNSTEKLYYENIFEEINKDTNVLQHVKENTSSNVKTKNIVKDKNEKIHNIDNHIKNKNSDIQNEKELHVEYDMSSNLCDKNNFLNTTTPITDNGSNDVYNINSNNHSKILNTEDVFNDDTIKDNDELKKLRYEYKNLINIIDSFIDETLNYDVHKNSPAYKENVNKKNDKIYITNKDDFLNDKNNYKDDDVYNSLDDDVYNSLDDDYENSMKLIEDTSSEDKNKYVILKYDEDSLIEALEKLRIDKKKNNKLIKLKDKYQEDIEKDEFDDDKKKKKIDKNIFFKCSKKEYYEKAIIILNEKIENRVLIEKFNVPLLYSQIKCLIDTRWLNDEIINFYLSMLQEYNEQYIKNNSLTFIPKIFTFSTFFFQSLNFNGSYNYSKVSRWTKRKQVDIFSFDLILIPLHVGGNHWTLGSIHMKDKKICLYDSLNGSNKKFFEYMKRYIVDEMKDKKQKDLDISLWAYSKEGVSEKGIPHQENGYDCGVFTCMFAKCLSFNREFDFNQRDIKDIRLKMAYEISQGCLVF
- a CDS encoding hypothetical protein (conserved Plasmodium protein, unknown function), with the protein product MLFLNKGIHILNIILKNICKSENHYLQSSYLIINRLEKRAYTTNVKRRTDDYILNVLENNGVDLKKIGNFLVVKENMNLLYERIIFNPENYEKLIELIQMLEKNNLRKDFDIYYYEDSLWDIKLNRDQNKKEIFINIKEILEKENKIKKDEKKKYLEKENIYSLYYYNIQRYQHNKDPSSFLIDRRRLSKEEYTYQFISSILPYICFSFMLFFPHILICLYIPYIKKKNQKQKELCKILQLKQNIHSFKDIKPENILQIIDNNVKTVVFFYNHNIFLNMYIKSLMVDLSKIFKYNSIPVNIVGIDVSKYNIQSNVLKDFNHNLFPLLYFILPYHYDNDSAVLKIEEPLTTENILLQLMDFVHIPKDTFDQIKDLNKISGKLKKCIFEHDIMNKNKGDILYDYGCEVAHLSCLKNNNKLSFY